Proteins from one Thermotoga sp. SG1 genomic window:
- a CDS encoding UvrB/UvrC motif-containing protein — MKCMKCGQKASHSYQIDFDGVEKKISYCKKCVAEVLRNSVPLRKIAGVPDETLKKGRHVFEDEMVVFVEIPVYVLEQMFGKWHPQEREVLLNERKIAFLERKLKEAIKNEDYRRASRLKQLITQIKRKMDVK, encoded by the coding sequence ATGAAATGCATGAAATGTGGTCAAAAAGCTTCCCATTCTTATCAGATAGACTTTGATGGTGTAGAAAAAAAGATCTCTTACTGTAAAAAATGTGTAGCCGAAGTTCTGAGAAACAGTGTGCCTCTCAGAAAGATTGCTGGTGTTCCGGACGAGACCCTCAAAAAAGGAAGACATGTTTTTGAAGATGAAATGGTAGTTTTCGTAGAGATTCCTGTCTATGTGCTGGAGCAGATGTTTGGGAAATGGCATCCACAAGAAAGGGAGGTCCTTCTGAACGAAAGGAAAATAGCGTTTCTTGAGCGAAAATTGAAGGAAGCCATAAAAAATGAAGACTACAGAAGAGCGAGCCGATTGAAACAGCTGATCACTCAGATAAAGAGAAAGATGGATGTGAAATGA
- a CDS encoding 50S ribosomal protein L25, producing MVSLEVRLRTPKGKREAKRLRRRGEVPAVVYGPATDPIPVKIKRSLLEKVFHTITETTPIRLIIKDDEEKTVSEKTVFLKMIQRDKVSEAIVHVDFYEPVKGHRMRINVPLKVVGKPVGVEKGGFLEVYHEEIPVETDPDRVPQEIEVDVSSLDLGDVIHARDLKLPEGVKCLLEDEEAVVSVLVPKEVSIEEEEAVEKEEVEPEVIKKKEEEEEE from the coding sequence ATGGTAAGTCTAGAGGTCAGATTGAGAACACCAAAGGGCAAAAGAGAAGCAAAACGCCTCAGAAGAAGAGGAGAAGTACCCGCCGTTGTGTACGGACCCGCAACGGATCCTATTCCTGTGAAGATAAAAAGATCGCTGCTTGAAAAGGTCTTCCACACGATAACCGAAACCACTCCCATTCGTCTGATTATCAAGGATGATGAGGAGAAGACCGTTTCGGAAAAGACCGTGTTCTTGAAGATGATCCAGAGAGACAAGGTCTCCGAAGCGATCGTCCACGTGGATTTTTATGAACCTGTCAAGGGTCACAGGATGAGAATCAACGTTCCTCTCAAAGTGGTAGGAAAACCCGTCGGCGTGGAAAAAGGTGGCTTCCTCGAAGTCTACCATGAAGAGATCCCCGTTGAAACAGATCCCGACAGGGTACCACAGGAGATAGAAGTGGACGTTTCTTCACTGGATCTTGGAGATGTGATCCACGCAAGGGATCTGAAACTCCCAGAGGGCGTGAAATGTCTTCTGGAAGATGAAGAAGCAGTGGTATCCGTCCTTGTTCCTAAAGAAGTATCCATCGAAGAAGAAGAAGCGGTAGAAAAGGAAGAAGTAGAACCTGAAGTAATAAAGAAGAAGGAAGAAGAGGAAGAAGAGTAA
- a CDS encoding glycerophosphodiester phosphodiesterase family protein has translation MIVLGHRGYSAKYLENTLEAFIKAIECGADGVELDVRLSKDGKVVVSHDEDLKRLFGKDLKVKDATLDELKELSDGKITTLDEVYEHISDDKIVNVEIKERRAARPALELSKGRKNVIFSSFDLDLLDEEFKGARYGYLIDEENYGDIQSFVDRVERERPYSLHIPYQAFESEFVTELCDRFREKGIRIFVWTLNDPGIFQRIKAHIDGIITDEVELFSKMR, from the coding sequence ATGATCGTACTTGGCCACAGGGGCTATTCAGCGAAGTACCTGGAAAACACCCTGGAAGCGTTCATCAAGGCCATCGAATGCGGTGCGGATGGTGTGGAACTCGATGTGAGGCTTTCAAAGGATGGAAAAGTGGTGGTGTCACACGATGAGGATTTGAAAAGACTGTTTGGAAAGGATCTGAAAGTGAAAGATGCCACGCTCGATGAGTTGAAAGAGCTTTCAGATGGAAAGATAACTACTCTGGACGAGGTGTACGAACACATCTCTGACGACAAGATCGTGAACGTTGAAATAAAAGAACGGAGAGCGGCCAGACCTGCCCTTGAGCTTTCGAAAGGCAGAAAAAACGTGATCTTTTCTTCTTTCGACCTGGACCTCCTGGATGAAGAGTTCAAAGGGGCAAGATACGGATATCTCATAGACGAGGAAAACTACGGGGACATCCAGAGCTTTGTTGATCGTGTTGAAAGAGAACGTCCTTATTCTCTCCACATTCCGTACCAAGCATTCGAAAGCGAGTTCGTGACAGAACTTTGTGATAGGTTCAGAGAAAAAGGCATCAGAATCTTCGTCTGGACCCTGAACGATCCTGGGATTTTCCAGAGGATAAAGGCTCATATCGATGGTATCATAACGGACGAAGTGGAGCTTTTCTCGAAAATGAGGTGA
- the lepA gene encoding translation elongation factor 4: MYRPDLIRNICIIAHIDHGKTTLVDRILEITNTVDKRKMRDQYLDMMDIERERGITIKAQPVKVMYTAEDGNTYEINIIDTPGHVDFSYEVGRSMAACEGAVLLVDATQGVEAQTVAHTYLAIEHDLEIIPVINKIDLPNANIEETALEIKDLLGVKDEEILLVSAKEGTGVRELLEAIVKRVPPPKGDINGKLKALIFDAKYDNYKGIIVHIRLFDGQIKPGDRIMTFSNKKVYEVQEVGVFLPEMTPVDALSAGEVGYVIAGIKEVGDARVGDTITSADDPVEEPLPGYREIKPMVFAGMFPGLPEYYEELRKALEKLKLNDSALQFEPTMSPALGFGFRCGFLGPLHMDVVRERIEREFDLAVILTAPNVRYKVVLRNGEELEITDPSKFPEEGEILEVYEPYVDLSIITPTDYIGPLINLVQNEKRGELRATENAGRNRVILRFDAPLSEIIYDFFDKMKAVSRGYASMDYEFKEYRKSDLVKVTILVNKEPVDALSFVVHRSKAYPVAKKMVEKLKELIPRHQFQIPIQAKAGGRIIARADIKALRKDVLAKCYGGDVTRKMKLLEKQKEGKKRLREIGRVTIPQEAFLALLKIGEGDEK; the protein is encoded by the coding sequence GTGTACAGACCCGACCTGATCAGGAACATCTGTATAATCGCTCACATTGACCACGGTAAAACAACCCTTGTGGACAGGATTCTCGAGATCACAAACACAGTGGATAAAAGAAAAATGAGAGACCAGTACCTGGATATGATGGACATAGAAAGAGAGCGTGGGATCACGATAAAGGCCCAGCCAGTGAAGGTTATGTACACAGCCGAAGACGGGAACACCTACGAGATAAACATAATCGATACACCGGGCCATGTGGATTTCTCCTACGAAGTGGGAAGAAGCATGGCAGCCTGTGAAGGAGCAGTGCTGCTTGTGGATGCAACCCAGGGAGTGGAGGCACAGACCGTCGCACACACTTATCTTGCCATAGAGCACGACCTGGAGATAATCCCCGTGATAAACAAGATAGATCTTCCAAACGCCAACATCGAAGAGACAGCCCTTGAGATAAAGGACCTTCTCGGTGTGAAAGACGAAGAAATACTGCTCGTCAGTGCCAAGGAAGGTACGGGTGTTAGAGAACTTCTTGAGGCCATAGTTAAAAGAGTTCCTCCACCTAAGGGGGACATCAACGGAAAACTCAAAGCACTCATATTCGACGCCAAATACGACAACTACAAAGGTATTATCGTTCACATTCGTCTCTTCGATGGGCAGATCAAGCCCGGCGATCGTATCATGACCTTTTCAAACAAAAAGGTCTACGAAGTGCAGGAAGTCGGGGTGTTTTTGCCAGAGATGACACCAGTGGACGCACTCAGCGCGGGAGAGGTTGGATATGTGATAGCGGGTATAAAAGAAGTGGGAGACGCCCGGGTGGGAGACACCATAACATCAGCCGACGATCCAGTAGAAGAGCCGCTTCCAGGATACAGAGAAATAAAACCCATGGTATTTGCGGGGATGTTTCCAGGACTTCCAGAGTACTATGAGGAGCTCAGAAAAGCCCTTGAAAAGTTGAAACTCAACGATTCTGCCCTGCAATTTGAACCCACCATGTCTCCTGCACTGGGATTCGGTTTCAGATGTGGTTTTCTCGGACCTCTTCATATGGACGTTGTGAGAGAAAGAATAGAGAGAGAATTCGATCTGGCAGTCATTTTGACGGCTCCGAACGTCAGGTACAAAGTTGTTTTGAGAAACGGGGAAGAACTGGAGATCACCGATCCCTCAAAGTTTCCAGAAGAGGGAGAAATACTGGAAGTGTACGAACCCTACGTTGATCTTTCGATCATAACGCCCACCGATTACATAGGACCACTCATCAATCTCGTTCAGAACGAAAAGAGAGGAGAACTCAGGGCAACAGAGAACGCCGGGAGAAATCGTGTGATACTGAGGTTTGATGCTCCTCTTTCTGAGATAATCTACGACTTCTTTGATAAAATGAAGGCAGTGAGCAGAGGCTATGCTTCGATGGATTACGAATTCAAAGAGTACAGAAAGAGCGACCTGGTGAAAGTGACGATTCTGGTCAACAAAGAACCCGTCGATGCACTCTCTTTCGTCGTTCATAGATCGAAGGCTTATCCAGTGGCAAAAAAGATGGTGGAAAAATTGAAAGAGTTGATTCCGAGACATCAATTTCAGATACCGATTCAGGCAAAAGCAGGAGGCAGGATAATAGCAAGAGCCGATATAAAAGCGCTCAGAAAGGACGTCCTTGCCAAGTGTTACGGTGGGGATGTGACAAGAAAGATGAAGCTTCTGGAAAAACAAAAGGAGGGAAAGAAAAGACTCAGGGAGATAGGACGTGTTACCATTCCCCAGGAGGCATTCCTGGCCCTTCTGAAGATAGGAGAAGGTGATGAAAAGTGA
- the pth gene encoding aminoacyl-tRNA hydrolase, with translation MVAVGLGNPGPRYAFTRHNVGFLFLDYLKSKGWKSEKFFEWNRAELDGHEIVLVKPLTYMNLSGVAMPYIMRFFQVNVDDIIVVYDDVSLKLGKIRVRKKGSDGGHNGMKSIIQALGTQEIKRIRIGIGEKPEGTSLVDFVLGEFSKEELEVLQKVFELSRDALVTILNEGIDKAMSVYNSLEVRV, from the coding sequence ATGGTCGCTGTGGGGTTGGGAAACCCAGGCCCACGTTATGCCTTCACAAGGCATAACGTGGGTTTCCTTTTTCTGGATTACTTGAAAAGCAAAGGCTGGAAGTCGGAGAAATTTTTCGAGTGGAACAGGGCAGAACTGGATGGCCACGAAATTGTACTTGTGAAACCGCTGACCTACATGAATCTCAGCGGTGTTGCTATGCCTTATATAATGCGTTTCTTTCAAGTGAACGTGGATGATATAATAGTAGTGTACGATGATGTGAGTCTAAAGCTTGGAAAGATCAGGGTCAGAAAGAAAGGTTCGGACGGTGGACACAACGGAATGAAGTCGATAATCCAGGCACTTGGAACACAGGAGATAAAGCGTATAAGAATCGGAATAGGAGAGAAACCAGAAGGAACAAGTTTGGTGGATTTCGTTCTGGGTGAGTTTTCAAAAGAAGAACTCGAAGTACTTCAGAAAGTCTTTGAACTTTCCAGAGATGCACTGGTGACAATTCTCAACGAGGGAATAGACAAGGCAATGTCCGTTTACAACTCCTTAGAGGTGAGAGTATGA
- a CDS encoding glycoside hydrolase family 2 protein yields MRRIDLNGRWQIRDSKGEFSLVGLVPGVVQADLVREGLLPHPYVGTNEDLFKEIEDREWIYEREFNFQEDLSDEDRVDLVFEGIDTLADIYLNDVYLGSAEDMFLEYRFDIKDVLKERNHLRVFIKSPVKVPKTLEQNYGVLGGPEDSIRGYIRKAQYSYGWDWGARIVTSGIWRPVYIETYRKARLQDSTAYLVDLKGKDAVVKVNGFVYGEGDLVVDVFVNGEKMGSYQVMEKNGEKFFEGVFSLKNAKLWYPWNVGEPYLYDFTFVLKESEKEVYREEKRIGLRKVRILQEPDGEGKTFIFEINGEKVFARGANWIPADNILTWLKTEDYEKLVRMAKDANMNMLRVWGGGIYESEDFYKLCDELGIMVWQDFMYACLEYPDHLPWFRKLANDEARKIVRKLRYHPSIVLWCGNNENNWGFDEWGNMSRKVDGINLGNRLYLFDFPKICAEEDPATPYWPSSPYGGEKANSEKEGDRHVWNVWSDWMNYDHYEKDSGKFISEFGFQGAPHMKTIEFFSKPHERDLFHPVMLKHNKQVEGQERLIRFIYGNFGRCRDFESFVYLSQLNQAEAIKFGVEHWRSRKYKTAGTLFWQLNDSWPVFSWSAVDYFKRPKALYYYARRFFADVLPVVKKIDDRVGLFVVSDLRELKKASVRFAAYRMSGDLIFENLYDVTLPADSVILVDTVSTSADLAFFVEVKVEGRSFKNYRILKKWREMDIIDPEISVIEKENEIEITAERPAFGIKILSEELPEDDFLFLEPGEKIVLKKPGGFFGVKSLFDYLER; encoded by the coding sequence ATGAGACGAATCGACCTCAATGGAAGATGGCAAATCAGAGATTCGAAGGGGGAATTCTCCCTTGTGGGACTTGTCCCGGGAGTCGTTCAGGCTGACCTGGTCAGAGAGGGATTACTTCCCCATCCCTATGTGGGAACCAACGAAGATCTTTTCAAAGAAATCGAAGATAGAGAGTGGATCTACGAGAGAGAGTTCAACTTTCAGGAAGATCTCTCAGACGAGGACAGGGTCGACCTTGTCTTCGAGGGGATAGATACTCTGGCCGACATTTACCTGAACGACGTGTATCTTGGAAGCGCAGAGGACATGTTCCTGGAGTATCGTTTCGACATCAAAGATGTACTAAAAGAAAGGAATCATCTCAGGGTGTTCATAAAGTCTCCTGTGAAAGTTCCAAAGACCCTTGAACAAAATTATGGGGTGCTGGGTGGCCCAGAGGACAGTATCAGAGGTTACATTCGAAAAGCTCAGTATTCCTACGGGTGGGACTGGGGCGCTCGAATCGTAACAAGCGGTATCTGGAGACCCGTTTACATCGAAACATACAGAAAAGCCCGTCTTCAGGATTCCACTGCTTACCTTGTTGATCTGAAAGGAAAGGATGCCGTGGTGAAAGTGAACGGGTTCGTTTATGGAGAAGGGGACCTTGTAGTCGATGTCTTTGTAAACGGCGAGAAGATGGGAAGTTACCAGGTGATGGAGAAAAACGGTGAAAAGTTCTTCGAGGGTGTTTTCAGCCTGAAGAACGCAAAACTCTGGTATCCCTGGAATGTTGGAGAACCGTACCTTTATGATTTCACCTTCGTTCTGAAAGAATCGGAAAAAGAAGTATACAGGGAAGAGAAAAGAATCGGTTTGAGAAAGGTAAGGATTTTACAGGAACCAGACGGCGAAGGAAAGACTTTCATCTTCGAGATCAACGGTGAGAAAGTCTTCGCAAGGGGAGCGAACTGGATACCGGCCGACAACATCCTCACATGGCTGAAAACAGAAGATTACGAAAAACTCGTAAGGATGGCAAAAGATGCCAACATGAACATGTTGAGGGTCTGGGGTGGCGGGATCTACGAGAGCGAAGATTTCTACAAACTGTGTGACGAACTTGGGATCATGGTATGGCAGGATTTCATGTACGCATGTTTAGAATATCCGGATCATCTGCCATGGTTCAGAAAGCTAGCAAACGATGAGGCAAGAAAGATCGTGAGAAAGCTCAGGTATCATCCCTCCATCGTTTTGTGGTGTGGCAACAACGAGAACAACTGGGGATTTGACGAATGGGGTAACATGTCAAGAAAGGTGGACGGCATCAATCTGGGAAACAGACTCTATCTCTTCGACTTTCCCAAAATATGTGCGGAAGAAGATCCCGCAACTCCGTACTGGCCTTCCAGTCCATACGGTGGAGAGAAGGCAAACAGTGAAAAAGAAGGTGACAGGCACGTCTGGAACGTATGGAGCGACTGGATGAACTACGATCATTACGAAAAAGACAGCGGAAAGTTCATAAGCGAGTTCGGTTTTCAGGGAGCCCCCCATATGAAGACGATTGAATTTTTCTCAAAACCACATGAAAGAGATCTATTTCATCCGGTCATGTTGAAGCACAACAAGCAGGTCGAAGGACAAGAAAGACTCATCAGGTTCATCTACGGAAACTTTGGCCGTTGCAGAGACTTCGAAAGTTTTGTTTATCTGTCCCAGCTCAATCAGGCAGAGGCGATCAAGTTCGGCGTGGAACACTGGAGAAGCAGAAAATACAAAACGGCAGGAACGCTCTTCTGGCAATTGAACGACAGTTGGCCTGTTTTCAGCTGGTCTGCCGTGGATTATTTCAAAAGACCAAAAGCATTGTACTATTACGCAAGAAGGTTTTTCGCAGACGTACTTCCAGTTGTGAAGAAAATCGATGACAGGGTGGGCCTTTTTGTTGTGAGCGATCTCAGAGAGCTTAAAAAAGCCAGTGTCAGATTTGCAGCCTACAGAATGTCAGGAGATCTGATTTTTGAAAACCTCTACGATGTCACGTTACCAGCGGATTCAGTGATCCTGGTGGATACCGTTTCCACTTCGGCCGATCTGGCGTTCTTTGTAGAAGTGAAGGTAGAAGGCAGATCTTTCAAGAACTACAGGATCCTGAAAAAATGGAGAGAAATGGACATTATAGATCCAGAGATCTCGGTGATTGAAAAAGAGAACGAAATCGAAATAACAGCAGAAAGGCCTGCTTTTGGTATCAAGATTCTCTCAGAAGAACTGCCAGAAGACGACTTCCTGTTCCTTGAGCCCGGGGAAAAGATCGTCCTCAAAAAACCAGGCGGGTTTTTCGGTGTGAAATCTCTCTTTGATTATCTAGAAAGATGA
- a CDS encoding DUF3242 domain-containing protein, with the protein MRWILLGALVFLLSACSFFQIEVPPDAYSVETALQILENQEYRLVDIKEVDQYREVEMKGKVAIFESKTGDVLLLYAYRGEDVKRVWNAVKKKTGFLSVRSILELPNMGKFSTVVDGKRIVSWWKKSWFFTVEGRNGVDEFVKHVFRVYGVLKG; encoded by the coding sequence GTGAGATGGATCCTTCTTGGAGCACTTGTTTTTCTTCTCTCTGCTTGCTCGTTTTTTCAAATAGAGGTTCCACCCGATGCCTACTCTGTGGAGACCGCTCTTCAGATACTGGAGAATCAAGAGTACAGACTGGTAGACATCAAAGAGGTGGATCAATACAGAGAAGTGGAAATGAAGGGAAAAGTAGCCATCTTCGAGTCGAAAACCGGAGATGTTTTGCTTCTTTATGCATACAGGGGAGAAGATGTCAAGCGGGTATGGAATGCGGTAAAAAAGAAGACGGGTTTTCTCTCGGTGAGAAGCATCTTGGAATTGCCAAACATGGGAAAGTTTTCCACGGTAGTGGACGGAAAAAGGATCGTTTCCTGGTGGAAAAAGAGCTGGTTTTTCACTGTGGAAGGTCGAAACGGAGTTGACGAGTTTGTGAAGCACGTGTTCAGAGTGTACGGGGTGTTGAAAGGATGA
- the glmU gene encoding bifunctional UDP-N-acetylglucosamine diphosphorylase/glucosamine-1-phosphate N-acetyltransferase GlmU, giving the protein MKALILAAGKGTRMKSAVPKVLHRLSGKSMIEWVIDTAGKVAQEVGVVLGFEAEKVRKHLPEWVRIFIQEEQLGTAHAVMCAKSFLKPDDDVIILYGDVPLISESTLKRMIEEHRKGADVTILVADVEDPSGYGRVVEDGGRYRIIEEVDLPENLKGIKTINTGFYVFSGEFLLKVLPKIKNDNAKGEYYLTDAVNLAENVRVVRTADPLEITGVNTRKTLVWLEDQLRRRKIEELLENGVTILDPNTTYIHYSVEIGMDTIVYPMTFIEGKTKIGKGCEIGPLSRIVDCEVGNNVKIMRSECFKSVIEDGVSVGPFARLREGTVLKKLSKIGNFVEIKKSTIGEGTKAQHLSYIGDAYVGANVNIGAGTITCNYDGKRKNPTFIEDEAFIGSNTSLVAPVRVGKGALIGAGSVITEDVPPYSLGLGRARQIVKEGWVLKRKEE; this is encoded by the coding sequence ATGAAAGCACTCATTCTGGCTGCTGGAAAGGGAACGAGGATGAAGTCCGCGGTACCGAAAGTTCTACACAGACTCTCCGGCAAATCCATGATAGAGTGGGTGATCGACACGGCGGGGAAAGTGGCCCAGGAAGTTGGTGTTGTTCTCGGTTTTGAGGCAGAAAAGGTCAGAAAACACCTTCCAGAATGGGTCAGGATTTTCATTCAGGAAGAGCAACTGGGAACAGCACACGCTGTGATGTGTGCAAAAAGTTTCCTGAAACCAGACGATGATGTTATCATCCTATACGGAGACGTCCCACTGATAAGTGAAAGCACCCTCAAGAGGATGATCGAAGAGCACAGAAAAGGAGCGGATGTCACGATCCTTGTGGCAGACGTGGAGGATCCTTCTGGATACGGTCGGGTTGTGGAGGACGGGGGAAGGTACAGGATAATAGAGGAAGTGGATCTTCCGGAGAATCTGAAAGGAATTAAAACGATCAACACGGGTTTTTACGTCTTTTCCGGCGAATTTCTGCTGAAAGTGCTTCCAAAGATCAAGAACGACAACGCGAAAGGAGAGTACTACCTCACAGATGCGGTGAACCTCGCCGAGAACGTTCGGGTTGTCAGAACAGCGGATCCTCTGGAGATCACGGGAGTGAACACAAGGAAGACCCTGGTCTGGCTTGAAGATCAGCTGAGAAGAAGAAAAATAGAAGAGCTTCTCGAAAATGGTGTTACGATACTGGATCCGAACACCACATACATACACTACTCGGTGGAGATAGGGATGGACACGATCGTATATCCCATGACCTTCATAGAGGGGAAAACGAAGATAGGTAAAGGCTGCGAAATAGGCCCTCTGAGCCGTATCGTAGACTGCGAAGTGGGAAACAACGTAAAAATAATGCGTTCAGAGTGCTTCAAAAGCGTGATAGAGGACGGCGTTTCTGTTGGACCTTTCGCAAGGCTGAGAGAGGGAACCGTTTTGAAGAAATTGTCAAAAATCGGAAATTTTGTTGAAATCAAAAAAAGTACAATTGGAGAGGGAACGAAGGCCCAGCATCTTAGTTACATAGGAGATGCTTACGTTGGGGCGAACGTAAACATAGGAGCCGGTACCATCACGTGCAACTACGATGGAAAGAGAAAAAATCCCACTTTCATCGAGGACGAAGCCTTCATAGGAAGCAACACATCACTGGTGGCACCTGTTCGCGTAGGAAAGGGAGCTCTCATAGGAGCCGGATCTGTGATCACAGAAGACGTTCCTCCATACTCTCTGGGTCTGGGAAGAGCCCGCCAGATCGTGAAAGAAGGGTGGGTACTGAAGAGAAAGGAGGAATGA
- a CDS encoding ribose-phosphate pyrophosphokinase encodes MSFSNEMKVFAGNSNKPLAEKIARYLNLQLGDCEVGRFADGEINVRINETVRGHDIFLIQSTSPPVNENLMELLIMIDAFKRASANTIAVVIPYYGYARQDRKAKGRDPISAKLVANLITVAGATRVLTVDLHAEQIQGFFDIPVDNLWSYPVFAEELQKREEIVPEETVVVSPDVGGVRRARRMAERLKTSLAILDKRRPSDNVAEVVNIIGEVKDKVVILFDDIIDTAHSIVKGAEALKKAGAKKIIACATHGVFSENALERIENSPIDTVYITDTIYHERLPEKVKVISVANLIGEAIMRIRKHLSVSILFR; translated from the coding sequence ATGTCTTTTTCAAACGAGATGAAGGTTTTTGCTGGAAATTCTAACAAGCCTCTTGCAGAGAAGATAGCAAGGTACCTGAATCTTCAGCTTGGTGACTGCGAGGTTGGCAGGTTTGCTGATGGGGAGATAAACGTCCGAATCAACGAGACAGTGAGAGGCCATGACATATTCCTCATTCAATCCACGTCTCCCCCGGTCAACGAAAACTTGATGGAGCTTCTCATCATGATCGATGCGTTCAAGCGGGCTTCAGCCAACACGATAGCTGTCGTTATTCCTTACTATGGATACGCAAGGCAAGACAGGAAGGCAAAGGGAAGAGACCCGATAAGCGCCAAACTGGTGGCAAATTTGATCACGGTGGCTGGTGCAACCCGGGTTCTCACGGTCGATCTTCACGCAGAACAAATTCAGGGATTCTTCGACATACCGGTTGACAATCTATGGAGTTATCCTGTGTTTGCAGAAGAACTTCAAAAAAGGGAGGAAATAGTCCCCGAAGAAACGGTGGTTGTGTCTCCAGATGTGGGTGGAGTAAGAAGGGCAAGAAGAATGGCAGAACGACTGAAAACATCCCTTGCCATACTTGACAAAAGAAGACCGAGTGACAATGTGGCGGAGGTTGTAAACATAATAGGAGAGGTGAAGGATAAAGTAGTTATCCTTTTTGATGATATAATAGATACTGCCCATTCGATAGTAAAGGGCGCTGAAGCTCTGAAGAAGGCCGGTGCGAAAAAGATCATCGCCTGTGCAACACACGGGGTGTTCTCGGAGAACGCCCTTGAAAGAATAGAAAATTCCCCGATAGATACCGTCTACATAACGGATACCATTTACCATGAAAGGCTACCTGAAAAGGTTAAGGTTATCTCGGTGGCAAACCTGATAGGAGAAGCCATCATGAGGATCAGAAAGCATCTGTCGGTGAGCATACTCTTCAGATGA
- a CDS encoding carboxymuconolactone decarboxylase family protein — MEYRKFVETRRKLNEKVLSKGTLITKRFFNLDTSVYRPGKLDTKTKELMGLVASMVLRCDDCIRYHLVRCVQEGLSDEEIFEAFDVALVVGGSIVIPHLRRAVDFLEELRGMQENGETISL, encoded by the coding sequence ATGGAATACAGAAAATTCGTCGAGACCAGACGAAAACTGAACGAGAAGGTGCTCTCCAAGGGAACGTTGATCACCAAACGATTCTTCAACTTGGACACGTCCGTGTACAGACCGGGAAAACTCGACACGAAAACCAAAGAGTTGATGGGACTTGTTGCATCGATGGTCTTGAGGTGCGATGACTGTATAAGGTACCATCTTGTGAGATGTGTACAGGAAGGTCTGAGCGACGAAGAAATATTCGAGGCCTTCGATGTAGCCCTTGTAGTAGGAGGATCGATCGTGATTCCACACCTGAGACGAGCGGTGGATTTTCTGGAGGAACTCAGGGGGATGCAAGAAAATGGCGAGACTATTTCTCTTTGA